The Aquipuribacter nitratireducens genome has a segment encoding these proteins:
- a CDS encoding sugar phosphate isomerase/epimerase family protein, whose protein sequence is MTGQGSVGATGTGRPSGGTPAPLVGLATTSVYPDPAEEAFRAAAELGYDGVEVMVWSEPVTRDADALQKMSDTYGVPILSIHAPTLLLTQGVWGRDNWARLVRSAEHAEALGAGVVVVHPPFRWQRTYGKAFEEGIAALGEEHHCTFAVENMFPWRVGGRDVRAYAPGWDLLDHSYSHCTLDFSHAATARQDSLELLEDLGDRVVHVHLADGSGSLKDEHLVPGDGNQPVAEVLEKLAADGWAGHVVAEINTRRDKTRRTVALQRTLDFARRHLGAG, encoded by the coding sequence GTGACGGGACAGGGCAGCGTGGGCGCGACCGGGACCGGTCGACCCTCCGGCGGCACCCCCGCCCCCCTCGTCGGGCTCGCGACGACGTCGGTGTACCCCGATCCCGCCGAGGAGGCCTTCCGCGCCGCCGCCGAGCTCGGCTACGACGGCGTCGAGGTCATGGTGTGGTCGGAGCCCGTCACCCGCGACGCCGACGCCCTCCAGAAGATGTCGGACACCTACGGCGTCCCCATCCTCTCCATCCACGCCCCGACGCTGCTGCTCACCCAGGGCGTGTGGGGCCGCGACAACTGGGCCCGCCTCGTCCGCTCCGCCGAGCACGCCGAGGCGCTCGGGGCGGGTGTCGTGGTCGTGCACCCGCCGTTCCGGTGGCAGCGCACGTACGGCAAGGCGTTCGAGGAGGGCATCGCCGCCCTCGGCGAGGAGCACCACTGCACGTTCGCGGTGGAGAACATGTTCCCGTGGCGGGTCGGCGGCCGGGACGTCCGCGCGTACGCCCCGGGCTGGGACCTGCTCGACCACAGCTACAGCCACTGCACGCTCGACTTCTCCCACGCGGCCACGGCGCGGCAGGACTCCCTCGAGCTGCTCGAGGACCTCGGCGACCGCGTCGTCCACGTGCACCTCGCCGACGGCTCCGGGTCGCTGAAGGACGAGCACCTCGTGCCCGGGGACGGCAACCAGCCGGTGGCGGAGGTGCTGGAGAAGCTCGCGGCCGACGGCTGGGCGGGTCACGTCGTCGCCGAGATCAACACCCGGCGGGACAAGACCCGCCGGACCGTCGCCCTCCAGCGGACCCTCGACTTCGCCCGGCGCCACCTGGGTGCCGGATAG
- a CDS encoding DNA repair protein RadA, translating into MTSKARKPVFACTACGAEHARWVGRCPQCQGWGTVEQVPTGLLGSASGRAGTAGAGAGAGGVRRARRVSEVDGATTARTGTGLGEFDRVVGGGLVPGQVVLLAGEPGVGKSTLLLEVAHRFALGTAALAARERDGAVVVGPWQGATPLAEAPAEAPGPRTVLYVSGEESAEQLAVRARRTGVDADGVLLADEQDLHAVLALVEEHDPDLVVVDSVQTVASSEVDGRPGGTSQVQHVTQVLTRMAKSRPTPLLLVGQSTKDSSVAGPRALEHLVDTVLTFEGDRHTALRLLRASKNRFGPADEVACFEQADDGLREVVDPSELFRGHREEPVPGTCVTVAVEGRRPLLAEVQALVTAAATPNPRRGVSGLDASRTAMLLAVTERAVGLRLGDRDVFVATVGGARLVEPGADLAVALALASAAWDAPLPADVIALGEVTLSGDVRAVPMLQQRVAEAVRLGYRRIVVPTGTAARVGPVPAPARLREVSHVTVALAALRDLAHARAGRP; encoded by the coding sequence GTGACGTCGAAGGCCCGCAAGCCGGTGTTCGCGTGCACCGCGTGCGGCGCGGAGCACGCGCGGTGGGTCGGACGCTGCCCGCAGTGCCAGGGCTGGGGCACGGTCGAGCAGGTGCCCACCGGGCTCCTCGGGTCCGCGAGCGGCCGCGCCGGGACCGCGGGTGCGGGGGCCGGTGCGGGCGGTGTGCGACGCGCGCGGCGCGTCAGCGAGGTCGACGGCGCCACCACCGCGCGCACGGGCACCGGTCTCGGCGAGTTCGACCGCGTCGTCGGCGGCGGCCTGGTGCCCGGTCAGGTCGTCCTCCTCGCCGGCGAGCCGGGCGTCGGGAAGTCGACCCTCCTGCTCGAGGTCGCGCACCGCTTCGCCCTCGGCACCGCGGCGCTGGCCGCCCGCGAGCGGGACGGCGCGGTCGTCGTCGGGCCGTGGCAGGGTGCGACCCCCCTCGCCGAGGCCCCGGCCGAGGCGCCCGGCCCGCGGACGGTCCTGTACGTGTCGGGCGAGGAGTCCGCGGAGCAGCTCGCCGTGCGGGCCCGGCGCACGGGCGTCGACGCGGACGGCGTGCTCCTCGCCGACGAGCAGGACCTCCACGCCGTCCTCGCCCTCGTCGAGGAGCACGACCCCGACCTCGTCGTCGTCGACTCCGTCCAGACCGTCGCGAGCAGCGAGGTCGACGGCCGCCCCGGCGGCACGTCGCAGGTGCAGCACGTCACGCAGGTCCTCACCCGCATGGCGAAGTCGCGTCCCACCCCGTTGCTGCTCGTCGGGCAGTCGACCAAGGACTCCTCCGTGGCGGGGCCCCGCGCGCTGGAGCACCTCGTCGACACGGTCCTCACCTTCGAGGGCGACCGGCACACGGCCCTGCGGCTGCTGCGCGCGTCCAAGAACCGGTTCGGGCCGGCCGACGAGGTCGCGTGCTTCGAGCAGGCCGACGACGGCCTGCGCGAGGTCGTCGACCCCTCCGAGCTCTTCCGCGGCCACCGCGAGGAGCCCGTCCCCGGCACGTGCGTCACCGTCGCGGTGGAGGGCCGGCGGCCCCTCCTCGCCGAGGTGCAGGCGCTCGTCACGGCCGCCGCCACCCCCAACCCGCGCCGTGGTGTCAGCGGTCTCGACGCGTCCCGGACCGCCATGCTGCTCGCCGTCACCGAGCGGGCGGTGGGCCTGCGCCTCGGTGACCGGGACGTCTTCGTCGCGACCGTCGGCGGGGCCCGGCTCGTGGAGCCGGGCGCCGACCTCGCCGTCGCGCTCGCCCTCGCCTCCGCGGCATGGGACGCCCCGCTGCCCGCCGACGTCATCGCCCTGGGGGAGGTCACGCTGTCGGGGGACGTCCGGGCCGTGCCCATGCTCCAGCAGCGGGTCGCCGAGGCCGTGCGGCTCGGCTACCGCCGCATCGTCGTCCCCACCGGCACCGCCGCACGCGTCGGGCCCGTCCCGGCGCCCGCGCGGCTGCGGGAGGTCTCGCACGTGACGGTGGCGCTCGCCGCCCTGCGGGACCTCGCGCACGCGCGCGCCGGGCGGCCCTAG
- the disA gene encoding DNA integrity scanning diadenylate cyclase DisA, which translates to MDGDDDRLRQVLALVAPGTQLRDGLERILRGRTGALIVLGFDEVVASMCTGGFVLDVDFSATRLRELAKMDGAIVIDTDGRGSGTVVRAGVQLVPDPRIATPESGTRHRTADKASRQCGFPVISVSQSMSLIAVYLDGRRHVLEDSGAILARANQALATLERYASRLDEVTGNLSALEIEDLVTVRDVATVLQRAEMVRRISDEVRGYVVELGTDGRLVELQMDELIAGFETELSSVVHDYVGPDGSSGEAGAALAGLAALDSSELLSLEAVARQVTGGRVEGGLDATVSPRGYRMLRRLPRLPDVVVHRLVDRFGSLQKLLAAGVEDLQQVDGLTLSRARGVREGLSRLAETSILERYV; encoded by the coding sequence ATGGACGGCGACGACGACCGCCTCCGCCAGGTCCTTGCGCTCGTGGCACCCGGCACCCAGCTGCGGGACGGGCTCGAGCGGATCCTGCGCGGACGCACGGGGGCGCTCATCGTGCTCGGCTTCGACGAGGTGGTCGCGAGCATGTGCACGGGCGGCTTCGTGCTCGACGTCGACTTCTCCGCCACCCGCCTGCGGGAGCTCGCGAAGATGGACGGCGCCATCGTCATCGACACCGACGGCCGCGGCTCCGGCACCGTCGTGCGCGCCGGCGTCCAGCTCGTCCCGGACCCGCGGATCGCCACGCCGGAGTCCGGCACCCGCCACCGCACGGCGGACAAGGCGTCGCGCCAGTGCGGCTTCCCCGTCATCTCCGTCTCGCAGTCGATGAGCCTCATCGCCGTCTACCTCGACGGGCGCCGGCACGTCCTCGAGGACTCCGGCGCCATCCTCGCCCGCGCCAACCAGGCCCTCGCCACCCTCGAGCGGTACGCCTCGCGCCTCGACGAGGTGACGGGCAACCTGTCTGCGCTCGAGATCGAGGACCTCGTGACCGTCCGGGACGTCGCCACCGTCCTGCAGCGCGCGGAGATGGTGCGCCGCATCTCCGACGAGGTCCGCGGCTACGTCGTCGAGCTCGGCACGGACGGCCGTCTCGTCGAGCTCCAGATGGACGAGCTCATCGCCGGCTTCGAGACCGAGCTGTCGAGCGTCGTCCACGACTACGTCGGCCCCGACGGCAGCAGCGGCGAGGCCGGGGCCGCACTGGCGGGGCTCGCCGCGCTCGACTCCTCCGAGCTGCTGAGCCTCGAGGCGGTCGCGCGCCAGGTGACGGGCGGGCGGGTCGAGGGTGGGCTCGACGCCACGGTGAGCCCCCGCGGGTACCGGATGCTCCGCCGCCTGCCGCGCCTGCCCGACGTCGTCGTGCACCGGCTCGTCGACCGCTTCGGCAGCCTGCAGAAGCTCCTCGCCGCGGGCGTCGAGGACCTCCAGCAGGTCGACGGCCTCACCCTCTCGCGCGCCCGGGGCGTCCGCGAGGGCCTGTCGCGCCTGGCCGAGACGAGCATCCTCGAGCGGTACGTCTGA
- a CDS encoding A/G-specific adenine glycosylase, producing the protein MVAWFAAHGRDLPWRAPGTDPWAVLVCEVMSHQTPVARVVPVWLRWLTRWPDASALADDSPGEAVRMWGRLGYPRRALRLHETAVAVRDGHGGVVPGTYEELLALPGVGPYTAGAVAAFGFGRRAVVLDVNVRRVLARVHDGADPTAAAPTVGERARAEALLPVEASTSVAWNAAVMELGALVCTARAPRCPECPLQADCAWAADPPPARSRTTRRQPWHGTDRQVRGRIMALLRASHGLVEEATLLAVCDDPAQARRCLDSLAVDGLAERADDGVRLPL; encoded by the coding sequence GTGGTCGCGTGGTTCGCCGCGCACGGTCGCGACCTGCCGTGGCGCGCCCCGGGCACCGACCCGTGGGCCGTCCTCGTGTGCGAGGTGATGAGCCACCAGACGCCGGTGGCCCGGGTCGTGCCGGTGTGGCTGCGGTGGCTCACCCGCTGGCCGGACGCCTCGGCCCTCGCCGACGACTCCCCCGGCGAGGCGGTGCGGATGTGGGGACGCCTCGGCTACCCCCGCCGGGCGCTGCGGCTGCACGAGACCGCCGTGGCCGTGCGCGACGGGCACGGCGGCGTCGTGCCGGGCACCTACGAGGAGCTGCTCGCGCTGCCCGGGGTGGGCCCGTACACCGCGGGCGCGGTCGCGGCGTTCGGCTTCGGGCGACGCGCCGTCGTGCTCGACGTCAACGTCCGGCGGGTGCTGGCCCGGGTGCACGACGGCGCGGACCCGACCGCGGCGGCTCCGACCGTCGGGGAGCGGGCGCGCGCAGAGGCGCTGCTGCCGGTCGAGGCGTCGACCTCGGTGGCGTGGAACGCGGCCGTCATGGAGCTCGGCGCGCTCGTGTGCACCGCGCGCGCCCCGCGCTGCCCGGAGTGCCCGCTGCAGGCGGACTGCGCATGGGCGGCGGACCCGCCGCCGGCACGGTCGCGCACGACGCGACGGCAGCCCTGGCACGGCACCGACCGCCAGGTGCGCGGGCGGATCATGGCGCTGCTGCGGGCGAGCCACGGGCTCGTCGAGGAGGCGACGCTGCTCGCGGTGTGCGACGACCCCGCCCAGGCACGTCGCTGCCTCGACTCGCTGGCGGTCGACGGCCTCGCCGAACGCGCGGACGACGGCGTCCGGCTCCCCCTCTGA
- a CDS encoding amino-acid N-acetyltransferase yields the protein MTSTSHHRGARPPLTGTVGLRAARPADVPRIAELVSAYVVDRRLLAKDLVTLYEDVQEFVVAERTVRGADGGPGTVEVVGCGALHVMWADLAEVRTVAVDERLRGYGVGRALVAELLLHARRLGIARVFCLTFEREFFGSFGFREIESAPISADVYAELLRSHDEGVAEFLDLARVKPNTLGNHRMLVEL from the coding sequence CTGACGAGCACCTCGCACCACCGCGGAGCCCGGCCTCCCCTCACGGGGACGGTCGGGCTCCGTGCTGCCCGGCCGGCGGACGTGCCGCGCATCGCCGAGCTCGTCTCGGCGTACGTCGTCGACCGCCGGCTGCTCGCCAAGGACCTCGTGACCCTCTACGAGGACGTCCAGGAGTTCGTCGTCGCCGAGCGCACCGTCCGCGGCGCCGACGGCGGCCCGGGCACCGTCGAGGTCGTCGGCTGCGGGGCCCTGCACGTCATGTGGGCGGACCTCGCCGAGGTCCGCACGGTCGCCGTCGACGAGCGCCTCCGCGGGTACGGCGTCGGTCGTGCGCTCGTCGCGGAGCTGCTGCTGCACGCCCGTCGCCTCGGGATCGCCCGGGTCTTCTGCCTGACGTTCGAGCGGGAGTTCTTCGGCTCCTTCGGCTTCCGCGAGATCGAGTCCGCGCCGATCAGCGCGGACGTCTACGCCGAGCTGCTCCGCAGCCACGACGAGGGCGTCGCCGAGTTCCTCGACCTCGCGCGCGTCAAGCCGAACACCCTCGGCAACCACCGGATGCTCGTCGAGCTCTAG
- a CDS encoding ATP-dependent Clp protease ATP-binding subunit — protein sequence MFERFTDRARRVVVLAQEEARMLNHNYIGTEHILLGLIHEGEGVAAKALESLGISLDAVREQVQEIIGQGQQAPSGHIPFTPRAKKVLELSLREALQLGHNYIGTEHILLGLIREGEGVAAQVLVKLGADLNRVRQQVIQLLSGYQGKEPATAGGPAAENTPSGSLVLDQFGRNLTQAARESKLDPVIGREKEIERVMQVLSRRTKNNPVLIGEPGVGKTAVVEGLSQAIVRGEVPETLKDKQLYTLDLGALVAGSRYRGDFEERLKKVLKEIRTRGDIILFIDEIHTLVGAGAAEGAIDAASILKPMLARGELQTIGATTLDEYRKHVEKDPALERRFQPIQVAEPSLAHAIEILKGLRDRYEAHHRVSITDAALVAAANLADRYINDRFLPDKAIDLIDEAGARLRIRRMTAPPDLREFDERIAQVRREKESAIDSQDFEKAASLRDDEKRLLGQKAEREKQWKSGDMDVVAEVDEELIAEVLAIATGIPVFKLTEEESQRLLRMEDELHKRVIGQDEAIKALSQAIRRTRAGLKDPKRPGGSFIFAGPTGVGKTELAKSLAEFLFGDEDSLIQLDMSEFSEKHTVSRLFGSPPGYVGYEEGGQLTEKVRRKPFSVVLFDEVEKAHPDIFNSLLQILEDGRLTDSQGRMVDFKNTVIIMTTNLGTRDIAKGVSMGFSAGNDTRTGYERMKAKVTDELKQHFRPEFLNRVDDTIVFPQLTQEEIVTIVDLMIAKLDSRLRDKDMGIELTPAAKALLATRGYDPVLGARPLRRTIQRDIEDALSEKILFSELTAGQLVLVDVDGEGELAHFTFTGTERRVPEAPELEGAGAGGPSAGEDGTGAAAS from the coding sequence ATGTTCGAGAGGTTCACCGACCGCGCTCGTCGCGTGGTCGTCCTGGCGCAGGAAGAAGCCAGGATGCTCAACCACAACTACATCGGCACCGAGCACATCCTGCTCGGGCTGATCCACGAGGGCGAGGGCGTCGCCGCGAAGGCGCTGGAGTCCCTCGGCATCTCGCTGGACGCGGTGCGCGAGCAGGTCCAGGAGATCATCGGGCAGGGGCAGCAGGCCCCCTCCGGCCACATCCCCTTCACCCCGCGGGCCAAGAAGGTCCTCGAGCTGTCCCTGCGCGAGGCGCTGCAGCTCGGCCACAACTACATCGGCACCGAGCACATCCTGCTCGGGCTCATCCGCGAGGGCGAGGGCGTCGCCGCCCAGGTCCTCGTCAAGCTCGGCGCGGACCTCAACCGCGTCCGCCAGCAGGTCATCCAGCTCCTGTCCGGCTACCAGGGCAAGGAGCCGGCGACCGCCGGCGGCCCCGCGGCGGAGAACACCCCGTCCGGCTCCCTGGTCCTCGACCAGTTCGGCCGCAACCTCACCCAGGCCGCGCGCGAGTCCAAGCTCGACCCCGTCATCGGGCGCGAGAAGGAGATCGAGCGCGTCATGCAGGTGCTGTCGCGCCGCACCAAGAACAACCCCGTCCTCATCGGCGAGCCCGGCGTCGGCAAGACCGCCGTCGTCGAGGGCCTCTCGCAGGCGATCGTCCGCGGCGAGGTGCCGGAGACCCTCAAGGACAAGCAGCTCTACACCCTCGACCTCGGCGCGCTCGTCGCCGGCAGCCGCTACCGCGGTGACTTCGAGGAGCGGCTGAAGAAGGTCCTCAAGGAGATCCGCACCCGCGGCGACATCATCCTGTTCATCGACGAGATCCACACCCTCGTCGGGGCGGGGGCCGCCGAGGGCGCGATCGACGCCGCGAGCATCCTCAAGCCGATGCTCGCCCGCGGCGAGCTGCAGACCATCGGCGCCACCACCCTCGACGAGTACCGCAAGCACGTCGAAAAGGACCCCGCGCTGGAGCGCCGCTTCCAGCCGATCCAGGTCGCGGAGCCGTCGCTCGCGCACGCCATCGAGATCCTCAAGGGCCTGCGGGACCGCTACGAGGCCCACCACCGGGTGTCCATCACCGACGCCGCGCTCGTCGCGGCGGCGAACCTCGCCGACCGGTACATCAACGACCGGTTCCTGCCGGACAAGGCGATCGACCTCATCGACGAGGCGGGCGCGCGCCTGCGCATCCGTCGGATGACGGCCCCGCCGGACCTGCGGGAGTTCGACGAGCGCATCGCCCAGGTGCGGCGCGAGAAGGAGTCCGCGATCGACTCGCAGGACTTCGAGAAGGCGGCGTCCCTGCGCGACGACGAGAAGCGCCTGCTGGGCCAGAAGGCCGAGCGGGAGAAGCAGTGGAAGTCCGGCGACATGGACGTGGTCGCGGAGGTCGACGAGGAGCTGATCGCCGAGGTCCTCGCCATCGCCACGGGCATCCCGGTCTTCAAGCTGACCGAGGAGGAGTCCCAGCGCCTGCTCCGCATGGAGGACGAGCTGCACAAGCGCGTCATCGGCCAGGACGAGGCCATCAAGGCCCTGTCCCAGGCGATCCGGCGCACGCGTGCGGGCCTCAAGGACCCGAAGCGTCCCGGTGGCTCGTTCATCTTCGCCGGCCCCACGGGCGTCGGGAAGACCGAGCTCGCGAAGTCGCTGGCGGAGTTCCTCTTCGGCGACGAGGACTCCCTCATCCAGCTCGACATGAGCGAGTTCTCCGAGAAGCACACCGTGTCGCGGCTCTTCGGTTCCCCGCCCGGCTACGTCGGGTACGAGGAGGGCGGCCAGCTCACGGAGAAGGTGCGGCGCAAGCCGTTCTCGGTCGTCCTCTTCGACGAGGTCGAGAAGGCGCACCCGGACATCTTCAACTCGCTGCTGCAGATCCTCGAGGACGGCCGCCTCACCGACTCCCAGGGTCGGATGGTCGACTTCAAGAACACCGTCATCATCATGACGACGAACCTCGGCACGCGTGACATCGCCAAGGGCGTCTCCATGGGCTTCAGCGCCGGCAACGACACCCGCACCGGGTACGAGCGCATGAAGGCGAAGGTGACGGACGAGCTCAAGCAGCACTTCCGTCCGGAGTTCCTCAACCGCGTCGACGACACGATCGTCTTCCCCCAGCTCACGCAGGAGGAGATCGTCACGATCGTCGACCTCATGATCGCGAAGCTGGACTCGCGCCTGCGCGACAAGGACATGGGCATCGAGCTCACGCCCGCCGCCAAGGCGCTGCTCGCGACACGCGGCTACGACCCCGTCCTCGGGGCCCGGCCGCTGCGCCGCACGATCCAGCGCGACATCGAGGACGCCCTCTCGGAGAAGATCCTCTTCTCGGAGCTGACGGCCGGCCAGCTCGTGCTGGTCGACGTCGACGGCGAGGGCGAGCTCGCGCACTTCACGTTCACCGGCACGGAGCGTCGGGTGCCCGAGGCCCCGGAGCTCGAGGGCGCGGGCGCCGGCGGTCCCTCCGCCGGTGAGGACGGCACGGGGGCGGCAGCCTCCTGA